A region of the Candidatus Paceibacterota bacterium genome:
GGCGCCTGGGGCAATCCACATATAAAGACACCAACCCTGGACAAGCTGGTTGACGCAGGATGCAGCTTCCGGCGCAATTACATCTTTGGTGGCAATAGCGGTGCGGTTTGCATGCCGAGCCGGGCCATGCTGATGAGCGGGAGATCCTGGTTCCAGGTAGATACCAAGAAGATCAGCGATGCAAAGTTGATGCCCGAGCTGCTCAAGGAAAACGGCTATGTAACCTTCGGCACCGGCAAATGGCACAATGGCCAGGAATCCTGGCTGCGGGCATTCCAGCGGGGAAAGACGGTGATGTTCGGGGGCATGTCCGACCACTCCAAAGTCCCAGTGCAGGACCTTGGTTCGGACGGCAAGCTCACTCCCGAGCGCACGGGTGAGAAATTCTCCAGCGAGCTGTTTGCCGATTCGGTGATCGAGTTCCTCAAGAACCACGACGGCCAGAGGCCATTCTTCGCTTATGCAGCCTTTACCGCGCCGCACGACCCGAGGATGCCGCCGCCCCGGCAGCTCAAGTTCTATTACCGCAACAAACCGCCGCTGCCACAGAACTTCCAGCCGCAATTCCCCTTCGATAACGGCCACATGACCAAGTGCCGGGATGAGAACTTGGCGGCCTGGCCCCGCGCCGAGGCGGTGATCCGCGACCAACTGGCCGAATACTACGGTATGATCACCCACTTGGACCGCCAGATCGGGCGCATCCTCAAGGCCCTCAAACAGAGCGGCATGGCGGACAACACGATCATCAT
Encoded here:
- a CDS encoding sulfatase-like hydrolase/transferase — translated: MDSKSEHLENRRNRFCPVYPALLLFLTIGLPPALHAAVANSRPNILFLFADDQRADTIGAWGNPHIKTPTLDKLVDAGCSFRRNYIFGGNSGAVCMPSRAMLMSGRSWFQVDTKKISDAKLMPELLKENGYVTFGTGKWHNGQESWLRAFQRGKTVMFGGMSDHSKVPVQDLGSDGKLTPERTGEKFSSELFADSVIEFLKNHDGQRPFFAYAAFTAPHDPRMPPPRQLKFYYRNKPPLPQNFQPQFPFDNGHMTKCRDENLAAWPRAEAVIRDQLAEYYGMITHLDRQIGRILKALKQSGMADNTIIIYSADNGLALGSHGLLGKQNVFEHSMRVPLIFAGPGIPAGKSMQAFTYLLDIFPTVCDVTGVKAPDRIEGESLRPLWEGRKEKVRDSVFLPYIQIQRAVRDERWKLIAYTQVGHLQLFDLQRDPEEQTNLIDLPQHAGETRRLLALMKEWQARFGDTLEVPAASKPFKPIDLTGKQRTPDQWQPDWILKKYF